The nucleotide window GCGACCTATCGGCGCGGTTGCGCCCATAGAACCTCGACCGATAGGGTGGAGACGGAAACGGCCCCACCTCCCGTTTGAAAAGGGGATGTAGCTATGAAGCATCACATGGGCAAGCAACGGTGGACACGCTTGACGGGTGTTCTGCTCGCTGCAGCGACCGTTCTCGCGGTAGTAGGGTGTGCGCAACCCGCGGCACCGCCAACGCCTACATCGGCGGTGACGGATCTCGTGGTTTCCTCGACGACCTCGACGCAGGACTCCGGCCTCTTCGATGTGCTCATCCCGGCATTTGAGAAGGCCTATCCCACGTACAAAGTGAAGGTCATCGCGGTCGGGACCGGCGAGGCGCTCAAGCTCGGCGAGACGAAGGACGCCGACGTCATGCTCGTTCACGCCAAAGCCTCCGAGGAGAAGTCCGTCGCCGACGGGTTCGCCATCGCGCGCTTCGAAGTCATGTACAACGATTTCATCGTCGTAGGACCCGCTTCCGACCCGGCGAAGGTGAAGGCCTCGGCCAACACGACCGAAGCCATGGCGTCGATCCAGAAGGCCGGCAAAGCGGGCGACTCGGAGTTCGTTTCTCGTGGCGATGACTCCGGCACGCACAAGAAGGAGCTCCAGCTGTGGGCGACCTCCGGTGTCGAACCCACGCCTACGGCTGACGCCGATAAGTGGTACCTGTCGACGGGTCAGGGTATGGGCGAGACGCTCAAGATCGCCTCGGAGAAGGGCGCCTACACGCTCACCGACCGGGCGACGTACCTCACGATGAGGGACTCGCTCGACCTCGAGGTCATCTACGAGAAGGACAAAGCGCTCCTCAACCAGTACGGCGTTCTGCCCGTGACCGACGCGAAGAACATGGCCGGTGCAGAGGCGTTTGCCGCATATATCACGTCGCCTGAGGGCCAGAAGCTCATCGGCGAGTACGGCCTCGAGAAGTTCGGCGAGCAGCTCTTCACGCCGAACGCCACGGGAACCGCAAGCTTCTAAGAGACCGGAGTCCGACTCCACGTGCAGATCTACAGTGATGCGCTTCGAGAAGGCTGGGCGCTGCTGTCCTCGGGCACGCTCGACGTGTGGACGATCATCCTCACATCGCTGCGTGTCTCGGGGACGGCGGTGGCGCTGGCGCTTGCCGTGGGGCTGCCCTTGGGGATCGTTCTGGGCGTGAAGCGTTTCGTGGGCAGGACGGCGGCCCTGATCGTCTTCAATGCGGGCATGGGGCTGCCGCCGGTGTTCGTCGGGCTCATCGTCGCGATGGCCCTGTCTCGTCGAGGGCCGCTCGGCGACCTGTCACTGCTGTACTCGCAGACCGCCATGATCATCGCGCAGGTGATCATCGCCGTCCCGGTCATCGTCGCGGTGACCGCTGCGGCCGTCTCGGCGGTCCCGCGCGAGCTGCGGCTTCAGGCGGCATCGCTCGGCGCGCCACGGTGGCGGGTGGCCACTCTGACGCTCTCCGAGGCGCGCGTCGGACTCATCGCCGCGATCGCAGCAGGCTTTGGCGCTGTCATCTCCGAGGTGGGTGCCGTCCAGATGGTGGGCGGCAACCTGGCGGGGGATACGCGCGTCATGACGACGGCGATCGTCGAGTTCACCCGCAAGGGCCAGTACGGCTCCGCACTCGCATTGGCGCTCGTGCTCATGGCCATCGTCGTGTTCGTCAACGTGGTGTTGGCGACGATGCAGACCTCGGCGGACCGCTACGAAGCGGGTGCGCGATGACAGGTGCCCTCTCCTTGAGCGCCACCGGGATTCGCAAGGCGTACAAGCGCAGCGATTTCGCGCTGTCCGTCGACCGCATCGAGGCCCCGGCCGGATCGACGCTCGCTCTGCTCGGCCCGAGCGGGTCGGGCAAGACGACTCTGCTGCACGTGCTCGGACTGCTGGAGAAGCCCGATAGCGGCCAGGTGCTGCTCGGCGGCAGGCCTGTCGCGCCCGGTGACCGGGAGGCGCGCCTGTCGATGGCGGGCGTGTTCCAGCGGCCCTACCTGTTCAAGGGCACCGTGGCGGGCAACGTGGGCTACGGCCTGGCGATGCGCGGCGTGCCGACGTCCGATCGCCCGGCGAGGATCGCGCAAGCGCTCGAGCACGTCGGGCTCGAAGGCTACGGGCCACGCGGAGCGCATCAGCTCTCCGGAGGTGAGGCTCAACGCGTTTCGCTGGCGCGCGCCCTGGTGCTCAATCCCCGGGTGCTGTTGCTCGACGAGCCGCTCGGGTCGCTCGATGCGCTCCTCAAGCGCAAGCTCGCGCAGGAGTTCGCACGGATCGTCCGCGGCACCGACTCGACGGTCATCTGGGTGACGCATGATCAGGACGAGGCGATGATGGTCGCCGACCAAGTCGCGATCGTGAATGCGGGCCGCGTGGTGACCAGCGGGCATGCCGACACGATCATGGGCCTTCCCTCCGACGACTGGACCGCGGCGTTCCTCGGCGTCGAGCCTCCACAGCACGGCCGCGTCACATCGTCGTCTGCCGGACTCGTCGATATCTCGGCCGGCGGGGTCACGCTCGAGGTCACCGGGGACGCCGATACCGGCACCGAGGTGCTCTTCGCGATTCGCCCCGAAGACGTGCTGCTCTTCGAGCCGGGTGTCGACCTGCCGCTGGCCACGGCGCGAAACCGACTGCCGGCGACAGTCGTGAGCTGCACATCGCGCGGCGCGACGAACCACATCGTGCTGCAAGTCGGCGGACTGAGGCTGGCTGCATCGGTCTCGAGGGCGGCCACGCAAGAACTGAACCTTGCGCCCGGCGCACAGACGCTGGCGGTCTTCAAGGCATCGGCCGTAAGATGGCGGCCCGCCGATGTCGGCGCCATGGGTACACTGAACTGAAGGAACCACTCTGCGCGCTCTCGCGAGCGCCCGTGTGATGAAGACGAGGACATCGTGACGGCACCGACAGACCGGACGCTCCCACTGACAGCCGCCGTGCTCGCGGGCGGCCGCAGCATGCGCATGGGAGTCGACAAGACGCTGCTCGACGTCGACGGGCGAGCTCTCGTGGCACGCGTGGTCGATGCGGTGGGCGAGGTCTGCGCCAACACCCTCGTCGTGACGAATCGGCCTGAGGCGCTCGGCGAGGCCGAGCTCCCCTCCAGCGTCCGCATCCTGCAAGACGAGATCGCCTATCAGGGTCCGCTCGGCGGACTCGTCACCGCCCTGGCCGAGACGACCGACGAGTGGATGCTCGCGGTCGCGGCGGACATGCCGCACCTCACATCCGATGTCATCCGCGCGCTGTGGGACCTGCGCGGCGACGCCGACGCGGTCGTGCCGGTCGGCGACAAGGGACCCGAGCCGCTGTTGGCCCTCTACCGGGTCGCCGCCTGTCTGCCCGTCGCCCGCGAGGTGCTCGCCACCGGGCGTCGTAGGCCGGTCGCGATCTTCAGCCGGGTTCAGACCGTCGAGGTTCCCGCCGACGCTCTGCGCGCAGTGGACCCGGATCTGCGCTCGCTCACCAATGTGAACACACCCGCCGATCTGCTCGACGCGCGTGACACAGCCGCCGAGAACCCGCGCTACGTGCGGGGAGGCGTCAAGCTCGAGGTGCTCGAGGTCAGTTCGCGGCGTTCGACTCGTTCGATGCCCAGCGAGACCCCCGTCACCATTCACCTGAACGATCGCGAGATCGCGACAACGCAGGCCACCCCGCACGACCTCGAAGACCTCGCGGCCGGCTTCCTGCTTTCCGAGGGGCTGCTCGTCGACCGGGACGCGCTCGTCTCCATCGACGCCGACGCCAAGCGCGGGCTGGTCTGGGTCACGTCGACGGAGGACGTGCCGGCCGACATCGGGGACCGCACGCGCTACCTGACGAGCGGCTGCGGTCGGGGCGTCACCTTCGCGAGCGTCGCCGATGCGCGCGGACTGGCCCCGATCGAGTCGGCGCTGCGCGTGTCCGCCGACGACCTGTACGACCTGGTCGGGGCCATGGCGCGACGCGCCGAGATGTATCGCGACAGTGGAGGCGTTCATGCGTGCGGGCTCGCTCGCGGCAACGAACTGCTCATCGTGCGCGAGGACGTCGGGCGCCACAACGCGCTCGACAAGGTGCTGGGGCGTGCGTGGCTCGACCGCGTCCCCACAACCGACGCGATTCTGCTCTCCACCGGCCGCATCTCCTATGAGATGACCGTCAAGGCCGGTAAGTCGCGAGTCCCGATCGCCGTGAGCCGCAGTGCCGTGACCGACCTAGCCGCC belongs to Coriobacteriia bacterium and includes:
- a CDS encoding ABC transporter permease — its product is MQIYSDALREGWALLSSGTLDVWTIILTSLRVSGTAVALALAVGLPLGIVLGVKRFVGRTAALIVFNAGMGLPPVFVGLIVAMALSRRGPLGDLSLLYSQTAMIIAQVIIAVPVIVAVTAAAVSAVPRELRLQAASLGAPRWRVATLTLSEARVGLIAAIAAGFGAVISEVGAVQMVGGNLAGDTRVMTTAIVEFTRKGQYGSALALALVLMAIVVFVNVVLATMQTSADRYEAGAR
- the fdhD gene encoding formate dehydrogenase accessory sulfurtransferase FdhD, which encodes MTAPTDRTLPLTAAVLAGGRSMRMGVDKTLLDVDGRALVARVVDAVGEVCANTLVVTNRPEALGEAELPSSVRILQDEIAYQGPLGGLVTALAETTDEWMLAVAADMPHLTSDVIRALWDLRGDADAVVPVGDKGPEPLLALYRVAACLPVAREVLATGRRRPVAIFSRVQTVEVPADALRAVDPDLRSLTNVNTPADLLDARDTAAENPRYVRGGVKLEVLEVSSRRSTRSMPSETPVTIHLNDREIATTQATPHDLEDLAAGFLLSEGLLVDRDALVSIDADAKRGLVWVTSTEDVPADIGDRTRYLTSGCGRGVTFASVADARGLAPIESALRVSADDLYDLVGAMARRAEMYRDSGGVHACGLARGNELLIVREDVGRHNALDKVLGRAWLDRVPTTDAILLSTGRISYEMTVKAGKSRVPIAVSRSAVTDLAADVAAGLNITLVGYARGGKLTVYTVPERVIASAEEE
- a CDS encoding ABC transporter ATP-binding protein; this encodes MTGALSLSATGIRKAYKRSDFALSVDRIEAPAGSTLALLGPSGSGKTTLLHVLGLLEKPDSGQVLLGGRPVAPGDREARLSMAGVFQRPYLFKGTVAGNVGYGLAMRGVPTSDRPARIAQALEHVGLEGYGPRGAHQLSGGEAQRVSLARALVLNPRVLLLDEPLGSLDALLKRKLAQEFARIVRGTDSTVIWVTHDQDEAMMVADQVAIVNAGRVVTSGHADTIMGLPSDDWTAAFLGVEPPQHGRVTSSSAGLVDISAGGVTLEVTGDADTGTEVLFAIRPEDVLLFEPGVDLPLATARNRLPATVVSCTSRGATNHIVLQVGGLRLAASVSRAATQELNLAPGAQTLAVFKASAVRWRPADVGAMGTLN
- a CDS encoding extracellular solute-binding protein; this translates as MGKQRWTRLTGVLLAAATVLAVVGCAQPAAPPTPTSAVTDLVVSSTTSTQDSGLFDVLIPAFEKAYPTYKVKVIAVGTGEALKLGETKDADVMLVHAKASEEKSVADGFAIARFEVMYNDFIVVGPASDPAKVKASANTTEAMASIQKAGKAGDSEFVSRGDDSGTHKKELQLWATSGVEPTPTADADKWYLSTGQGMGETLKIASEKGAYTLTDRATYLTMRDSLDLEVIYEKDKALLNQYGVLPVTDAKNMAGAEAFAAYITSPEGQKLIGEYGLEKFGEQLFTPNATGTASF